A single region of the Lactobacillus xylocopicola genome encodes:
- the walK gene encoding cell wall metabolism sensor histidine kinase WalK: protein MKNLKKKFKHLTISINTTMAIVFMAMIIATIEVIGAYFTRQLEQNSIENFQSSIQVLPIVSNQLSMQLLKDDKHSDNKLNQIVNDYSNGIGTISEIIVVDNKDIIRAVSNLDDKNRIGQRVNNSLVKQVTSTGRQVTKVVNDQGDYMIQVTPLNAGNGSTNNVGAIYVRASMGGVFSELRNISLMFLITSLIAALMGAVLSLVVSHAITKPIEEMQRQALSIADGDYSSQVKIYSNDELGQLGQAFNTLSIQIERSQEESESEQRRLDSVLSHMSDGVLATDRHGNVNVVNQMTLNFLDTTEEAVINKPISTVLGLTESSQDLIASQKGIAITVNEGTRDEVILHASFSLIKRVTGFVSGSVCVLHDITEQQKNENSQKQFVSNVSHELRTPLTSMHAYIETLNEGAWKDPEIAPKFLQVTQEETERMIRMISELLSLSRMDRGVSKLDFEWVNFNDFVAHILDRFDMIVKTNEKEGKKKYTIRRYLGSQALWVEIDTDKIAQVIDNIMNNAIKYSPNGGVITVKLSSEQHRVVLSIADQGLGIPREDLKKIFDRFYRVDKARSRAQGGTGLGLAISKEIVEEHHGQIWASGSEGKGSIFYITLPYEPMSEGDDWDEV from the coding sequence GTATCTAATCAGTTGTCGATGCAGCTGTTAAAAGATGACAAGCATTCAGATAACAAGTTAAATCAAATTGTCAACGATTACAGTAACGGAATTGGCACCATTAGTGAGATTATCGTGGTTGATAATAAGGATATTATTCGGGCGGTTTCAAATTTAGATGATAAAAACCGGATCGGTCAACGGGTCAACAATTCGCTCGTCAAACAGGTAACGTCAACCGGCCGGCAGGTTACCAAGGTAGTCAATGACCAAGGCGATTACATGATCCAGGTTACCCCCCTGAATGCTGGTAATGGGTCGACTAATAACGTTGGTGCAATCTATGTCCGGGCCTCAATGGGGGGCGTTTTTAGCGAATTGCGGAACATTTCGCTGATGTTTCTGATTACCTCCTTGATTGCGGCGCTGATGGGTGCGGTACTGTCACTCGTTGTTTCGCATGCGATTACGAAGCCGATTGAAGAGATGCAGCGACAAGCATTGAGTATTGCTGATGGTGACTATTCCAGCCAGGTGAAAATTTATTCTAATGATGAACTGGGTCAGCTGGGCCAGGCATTTAATACTTTATCCATCCAGATTGAGCGGTCTCAGGAGGAGTCAGAAAGTGAGCAGCGCCGGCTAGACAGTGTTTTGTCCCATATGAGCGACGGGGTTTTGGCGACGGACCGGCATGGCAATGTTAATGTTGTTAACCAGATGACCCTTAACTTTTTGGATACAACGGAAGAAGCGGTTATTAATAAGCCTATCTCAACGGTCTTAGGGTTAACGGAGTCATCGCAAGACCTGATTGCCAGTCAAAAGGGAATTGCCATTACCGTTAATGAAGGTACGCGGGACGAAGTGATCTTGCATGCCAGTTTTTCCCTGATTAAAAGGGTGACAGGCTTCGTTTCGGGTAGTGTTTGTGTGTTGCACGATATTACTGAACAGCAAAAGAATGAGAATTCGCAAAAGCAGTTTGTATCTAACGTGTCGCACGAATTGCGCACGCCGTTAACTAGTATGCATGCCTATATTGAGACGCTAAATGAAGGGGCGTGGAAGGATCCCGAAATTGCTCCCAAGTTTTTGCAGGTTACTCAAGAAGAGACTGAGCGGATGATTAGGATGATTAGCGAACTATTAAGCCTGTCTCGCATGGACCGAGGAGTTTCTAAGCTTGACTTTGAATGGGTCAACTTTAACGACTTTGTGGCGCATATTTTGGATCGGTTTGACATGATTGTGAAGACAAATGAAAAAGAAGGCAAGAAAAAGTATACCATCAGGCGCTATTTAGGTTCACAGGCCTTGTGGGTTGAAATCGACACTGACAAAATCGCCCAAGTGATTGACAATATTATGAATAACGCCATCAAATATTCACCTAACGGTGGCGTCATTACAGTTAAATTGAGTAGTGAGCAGCACCGGGTTGTATTAAGTATTGCCGATCAAGGTCTAGGCATCCCACGTGAAGATTTGAAAAAAATCTTTGACCGCTTTTACCGTGTTGATAAGGCTCGTTCTCGTGCTCAAGGTGGTACGGGCTTGGGCCTGGCGATTTCAAAAGAAATAGTAGAAGAACACCACGGCCAAATTTGGGCAAGCGGTAGTGAGGGTAAAGGGTCAATCTTTTACATTACGCTACCGTATGAACCGATGAGTGAGGGGGATGATTGGGATGAAGTCTAA
- a CDS encoding two-component system regulatory protein YycI, translating into MDRRRIEWLFFIVFLLIDLYLGIEIWRSPIKLSNTTGTTAISIRAEMRADGIDVPLHISHKQQSGYYLAAKNSDYLSRKTSSLTKVSAHYAKAENALTGTPKSPQLLNGNHKKILEQLDDFKNDPTCVPYGKKFKYDPSTSSGNTYCYVQNSDYGQIYDNNAQLTINLRDNRIVDYKITYMGPINAVREPQLIISAWHAVKAMYTDSEIANNSRVIKVSLGYSKLTEVRGNTILLPTWLILVENKTTKNIMIKRVNAFTAQILQSSSYNVRKN; encoded by the coding sequence ATGGATCGAAGAAGGATTGAATGGTTATTCTTCATTGTTTTCTTGTTAATCGACCTATACCTTGGGATTGAAATATGGCGTTCGCCGATTAAGCTAAGCAATACAACGGGAACAACCGCAATTAGTATTCGTGCTGAAATGCGCGCCGACGGGATTGATGTGCCACTCCATATTTCGCATAAGCAACAGTCAGGTTACTACTTAGCAGCTAAAAACAGTGATTATTTATCACGTAAGACGAGCAGTCTGACCAAGGTATCAGCGCATTATGCAAAGGCTGAAAACGCACTGACGGGGACGCCTAAGTCGCCCCAGTTACTTAATGGCAATCATAAAAAAATCTTAGAGCAATTGGACGACTTTAAAAATGATCCAACCTGTGTTCCCTACGGTAAAAAATTCAAGTATGATCCGAGTACTTCAAGCGGTAATACCTATTGTTATGTCCAAAATTCAGATTATGGCCAGATTTATGACAATAATGCCCAACTAACGATTAACCTGCGCGATAATCGCATTGTTGATTACAAGATTACTTACATGGGACCAATAAATGCGGTGCGTGAACCGCAACTAATTATCAGTGCCTGGCATGCGGTTAAAGCAATGTACACTGATAGTGAAATTGCCAATAATTCGCGTGTAATCAAAGTTAGTCTAGGTTATTCCAAGCTGACGGAAGTCCGGGGTAATACCATTCTGCTCCCGACATGGTTGATTTTAGTTGAAAATAAGACAACTAAGAATATTATGATTAAGCGGGTTAATGCTTTTACAGCACAAATTCTGCAAAGTAGCTCCTATAATGTAAGGAAAAACTAG
- a CDS encoding MBL fold metallo-hydrolase: MRVSILASGSTGNSSLIETAQHKILMDAGLSGKKMKLSLAEVGVDIADIDMVFLSHDHADHSKGLGVLMRRYPRLAAFANSGTWEYLAESHKIGQIPVGQINVIEPGQTQTFGDLEVTAFATSHDAADPQYYVFTSGGKRMVFLTDTGYVSQQVKGVIADADAYLMEFNYDDLMLRNGPYSWSLKQRILSDVGHLSNEDAGHALVDVVSSKTKHIFLAHRSQHNNTAKLAYAAAKKILLNADTALPSDVKIVLADASVPTNLVQI; the protein is encoded by the coding sequence GTGCGAGTTTCTATTTTAGCTAGTGGTTCCACAGGTAATAGCAGCCTAATTGAGACCGCCCAGCATAAGATTTTGATGGATGCGGGCCTTTCTGGCAAAAAGATGAAGTTATCACTGGCTGAAGTAGGTGTAGACATTGCCGATATTGATATGGTCTTTTTAAGTCACGATCATGCAGACCACAGTAAGGGACTAGGAGTATTGATGCGGCGGTATCCGCGGCTTGCAGCCTTTGCCAATAGCGGCACCTGGGAATATTTGGCCGAATCCCACAAAATTGGTCAAATTCCCGTTGGCCAAATTAACGTAATTGAACCAGGACAAACGCAAACCTTTGGTGACCTTGAAGTTACTGCCTTTGCCACCAGTCACGATGCGGCTGATCCGCAATACTATGTTTTCACTAGTGGCGGCAAACGGATGGTTTTTTTAACTGATACGGGTTATGTCTCCCAGCAAGTGAAGGGTGTGATCGCCGATGCGGATGCATATCTAATGGAGTTTAATTATGATGACCTGATGCTGCGGAACGGGCCTTACTCCTGGTCCTTAAAGCAGCGGATTTTGTCAGATGTTGGTCACTTGTCCAATGAGGACGCCGGGCATGCACTTGTAGACGTGGTAAGTAGTAAAACTAAACATATCTTTTTGGCCCATCGCAGCCAGCATAACAACACGGCTAAGTTGGCCTATGCTGCTGCTAAGAAAATTTTGCTTAATGCAGACACGGCTTTACCTAGTGATGTTAAAATTGTGCTAGCTGATGCAAGTGTGCCAACTAACTTAGTACAAATTTAA
- a CDS encoding S1C family serine protease, with translation MMEQKNPDHRQNGLVKTVIVGVVAGLIGGGASYVALDQLNNANQNNNAQVSISSGSVKTSKNSAKTSGAMTPAYNSVKGAVVSVINMKRQSAGSNSLFDIFGEGNDQKKDKGKLRTYSEGSGVIYTKTGNKGYIVTNNHVVAGSDKVQVMLSNGKTVNASIVGTDATTDLAVLAIDGNYVTQTAEFGDSKSLQAGQPVVAVGSPLGSEYASTVTQGIISAPARNITTASANQQTVIQTDAAINPGNSGGALVNSAGQVVGINSMKLSQSSDGTSVEGMGFAIPSNEVVTIVNQLVKKGKIVRPQLGVKVVALNGIPASYRKRLNIKSNLKNGIYIASVTKNAAADKAGLKTGDVIIKVDNKSVTDVASLHSILYNHKVGDDVTLTINRGGKERDVHVKLGEN, from the coding sequence ATGATGGAACAAAAAAATCCTGATCACAGACAAAATGGACTTGTTAAAACGGTGATTGTCGGCGTTGTAGCCGGATTGATTGGGGGCGGTGCCTCTTATGTCGCCCTAGACCAACTTAACAATGCAAATCAGAATAATAATGCGCAGGTCAGCATTAGTTCCGGTAGCGTCAAAACTTCCAAGAATAGTGCCAAAACTAGTGGAGCGATGACACCAGCGTATAACAGTGTTAAGGGGGCGGTCGTTTCGGTCATCAACATGAAGCGGCAGTCAGCTGGTAGCAATTCTTTATTTGATATTTTTGGTGAGGGAAATGACCAGAAGAAGGATAAGGGCAAGTTACGGACTTACAGTGAAGGCTCTGGCGTCATCTACACAAAAACTGGCAATAAGGGTTACATAGTAACTAACAACCACGTTGTAGCAGGTAGTGACAAGGTTCAAGTCATGCTCTCAAATGGGAAGACGGTAAATGCAAGTATCGTCGGGACGGACGCTACTACCGACTTGGCAGTATTGGCGATTGATGGCAACTACGTTACGCAGACGGCTGAATTCGGCGATTCTAAGAGTCTGCAGGCAGGTCAACCAGTAGTTGCGGTTGGTTCTCCACTTGGTAGTGAATATGCCTCAACGGTTACCCAAGGCATAATTTCAGCACCAGCTAGAAATATCACGACCGCCTCAGCCAACCAGCAAACGGTCATCCAAACCGATGCAGCTATTAACCCAGGCAACTCGGGTGGAGCATTAGTCAACTCGGCCGGTCAAGTTGTTGGGATTAATTCAATGAAACTCTCTCAGTCAAGTGATGGAACTTCAGTCGAAGGAATGGGCTTTGCCATTCCCTCAAATGAGGTGGTAACAATCGTTAACCAGCTGGTCAAGAAGGGTAAGATTGTGCGTCCCCAACTGGGTGTCAAAGTAGTTGCTCTTAATGGGATTCCAGCGAGTTACCGGAAACGGCTTAACATTAAGTCAAACCTGAAGAATGGAATTTACATTGCGAGTGTCACCAAGAATGCTGCAGCTGATAAGGCAGGACTTAAGACCGGTGATGTAATTATCAAGGTTGACAATAAGTCAGTCACCGATGTCGCTTCGTTACACAGTATTTTGTATAATCACAAAGTGGGCGATGATGTTACTTTAACGATTAATCGTGGTGGAAAAGAAAGAGATGTCCACGTTAAGTTGGGAGAAAATTAG
- the rlmH gene encoding 23S rRNA (pseudouridine(1915)-N(3))-methyltransferase RlmH has protein sequence MNIKLVCVGKLKEKYFKDAIAEYQKRLGRFAKMQIIQVPDEKAPEKFSAAEQERVKEIEGQRILSKIKEKEYVYVTAIKGKERSSEDFARELKDLTTYGHSDLTFVIGGSLGTSSAVNQRADDLISFGKLTMPHQLMRVVLIEQIYRGYMINSGSPYHK, from the coding sequence ATGAATATTAAGCTTGTTTGTGTCGGAAAACTAAAGGAAAAGTACTTTAAAGATGCGATTGCTGAATACCAAAAGCGGCTGGGCCGCTTTGCCAAGATGCAAATTATCCAAGTGCCAGATGAAAAGGCACCTGAAAAGTTTAGTGCAGCTGAGCAAGAGCGGGTTAAAGAAATAGAGGGGCAACGGATCCTAAGTAAAATTAAGGAAAAGGAATACGTCTACGTTACCGCCATTAAGGGCAAGGAACGCAGCAGCGAGGACTTTGCCCGTGAATTAAAGGATTTAACGACTTATGGCCACTCTGACCTAACCTTTGTCATTGGGGGCAGTCTTGGTACTAGTAGTGCAGTTAATCAGCGAGCGGATGATCTGATTAGTTTTGGCAAGTTGACGATGCCGCACCAGTTAATGCGGGTGGTACTAATTGAGCAGATCTACCGCGGCTACATGATCAATAGCGGCAGTCCCTACCATAAATAA
- a CDS encoding LacI family DNA-binding transcriptional regulator, which produces MKKVGIREVAQEAEVSTATVSRVLNNRGYISQETRNKVQSAMSKLEYYPNDLARALYKKRTYTVGLIFPSNVHPFQAELIQDIEYLLSQQGYKVLLCNSLNNPQKEIAYLTMLRKNQVDGIIVGTHNKHIGDYNGSNLPIVAIDRDLGKNTTTVACDNYAGGELAVQLLINRGCKQILDIRGDSSIKLPANDRTVAYQNLMKKYGLKTYILEVPFVLPAEEKKALIETYLHDNPEIDGIFAGDDLLASIAIFYLEAHHKKVPTDVKVIGFDGAKQTLLYNPRLTTIRQPIDQIAETATTKLINKINGKKEKDQLKLPVSLVLGHTV; this is translated from the coding sequence ATGAAAAAAGTTGGTATTCGCGAAGTTGCACAAGAGGCTGAAGTCTCTACTGCGACAGTCTCTCGGGTTTTAAATAATCGGGGCTATATTAGTCAAGAAACACGGAATAAGGTGCAGTCCGCTATGAGCAAGCTGGAGTACTACCCTAATGACTTAGCTCGAGCTTTGTATAAAAAAAGAACCTATACAGTGGGATTGATTTTTCCCTCAAATGTTCATCCGTTTCAAGCTGAATTGATTCAAGATATTGAATATTTGCTATCCCAACAGGGATATAAGGTTTTGCTTTGCAATAGTCTTAATAACCCCCAAAAAGAAATTGCTTATTTAACCATGCTCCGAAAAAATCAAGTAGACGGAATAATTGTGGGAACGCACAATAAGCATATTGGGGATTACAACGGTTCTAACTTGCCAATTGTGGCAATTGATCGTGACTTGGGTAAGAACACTACGACCGTGGCTTGTGATAATTATGCTGGCGGTGAGCTGGCGGTACAACTGTTAATCAATCGTGGGTGTAAGCAGATTCTCGATATTAGGGGGGACAGTTCAATTAAGTTACCAGCCAATGACCGGACAGTCGCTTATCAGAATTTGATGAAGAAATATGGACTAAAAACGTATATTTTAGAAGTTCCTTTTGTGTTACCAGCAGAAGAGAAAAAGGCGCTAATTGAAACGTATCTGCATGATAATCCTGAGATTGATGGAATTTTTGCGGGTGATGATTTGCTAGCTTCGATAGCTATCTTTTATCTAGAAGCTCACCACAAAAAAGTTCCCACAGATGTCAAGGTTATTGGTTTTGATGGAGCTAAACAAACATTACTATACAATCCCCGGTTAACCACAATTAGACAGCCAATTGATCAGATAGCTGAGACAGCAACTACCAAGTTAATTAATAAAATAAACGGAAAAAAAGAAAAAGATCAATTAAAATTACCTGTTAGTCTAGTTTTAGGCCATACGGTATAA
- a CDS encoding family 43 glycosylhydrolase, translated as MEKKATNNHQIYYQPKNVWVGDIMPYANDGKFYIYHQRDQRVHGPITDPFGWALATTKDFVNYQDYGESLKRGSDQDWDQFVYAGSVFEANGTIHAFYTGYNKEFLQAGKTSQILLHATSNDFIHWKKSINALKLTPQPGYDIRNWRDPSVIWDERKQEYLLILGARKGKDKHKLTGRLVKYTSKDLENWQFEGDFWAPNLYTMFEMPQLFQMGDWWYLVYSEYSVKNKVFYRMSKSLDGPWLKPKDEAFDGRAYYAARTAFDGKRRVLFGWVPTKLNEDDMSNYEWGGTFVPQEVYQRRDKTLGVRPIAEICEAFTSKQKIPAQKIGAVDTLQEKTLVENTGYHFYFHTTISFSESTTDFSIRLYKNNATDESYEFRFNLDENQLTLDKNPCYRWYQMMDKGLNRPINLEANQDYDLKVIVDDNILSLYLDGVALNTRVYHKFGTSLALTATNGNLSLSNIEFSNKYQNAKKG; from the coding sequence ATGGAAAAGAAAGCGACTAATAATCATCAAATATATTATCAACCAAAAAATGTTTGGGTTGGTGACATCATGCCTTATGCGAACGACGGAAAATTTTACATTTATCATCAGCGTGATCAAAGGGTTCATGGTCCGATTACGGATCCTTTTGGCTGGGCACTCGCAACGACAAAAGACTTTGTTAATTATCAGGATTACGGGGAGTCACTAAAACGGGGAAGTGATCAAGATTGGGATCAGTTTGTCTATGCAGGTTCTGTGTTTGAAGCTAATGGAACGATTCATGCTTTTTACACTGGTTATAATAAGGAATTTTTACAGGCAGGAAAAACATCACAAATCTTGTTACATGCGACTAGCAATGATTTTATCCATTGGAAGAAGTCGATTAATGCCCTAAAATTAACACCACAGCCAGGCTATGATATCCGTAATTGGCGCGATCCATCAGTTATTTGGGATGAACGTAAACAAGAGTATCTGTTAATTCTCGGTGCACGTAAGGGTAAAGACAAGCATAAATTGACTGGCCGTCTGGTTAAGTACACGTCAAAAGACTTAGAAAATTGGCAGTTTGAAGGCGATTTTTGGGCACCCAATTTGTACACGATGTTTGAGATGCCCCAGTTGTTCCAAATGGGCGACTGGTGGTACTTGGTTTATTCAGAATATAGCGTTAAAAATAAGGTTTTTTATCGAATGAGCAAGAGTTTAGACGGCCCCTGGCTTAAACCTAAAGACGAGGCCTTTGATGGACGGGCTTATTATGCAGCTAGGACAGCCTTTGACGGGAAACGGCGCGTTCTTTTTGGTTGGGTACCAACTAAGTTAAATGAAGATGATATGAGCAATTACGAGTGGGGTGGTACCTTTGTACCACAAGAAGTATACCAACGTCGGGATAAAACGTTAGGTGTTCGACCAATTGCAGAAATTTGTGAAGCCTTTACCAGTAAGCAAAAAATCCCGGCGCAAAAAATAGGCGCGGTGGATACGCTTCAAGAAAAAACACTTGTAGAAAATACTGGTTATCATTTTTATTTTCATACGACAATTAGCTTTAGTGAAAGTACTACGGATTTTTCTATCCGACTTTATAAGAATAATGCTACAGATGAATCGTATGAGTTCAGATTTAACCTAGATGAGAATCAATTAACATTAGATAAGAATCCTTGTTATCGTTGGTATCAGATGATGGATAAAGGACTTAATCGGCCAATTAATTTAGAGGCTAACCAAGACTATGATTTAAAAGTAATAGTTGATGATAATATTTTATCGCTTTATCTAGATGGGGTTGCACTCAACACGAGAGTTTATCACAAGTTTGGTACGTCCTTAGCACTGACCGCTACTAATGGCAACTTAAGTTTGAGTAATATTGAATTTTCGAATAAGTATCAAAATGCTAAAAAGGGGTAG
- a CDS encoding glycoside hydrolase family 32 protein yields the protein MRKIAKIINDRYRLNYHVSTPGGWMNDPNGFSYFNGYYHIFYQYHPYSAQKGPMHWGHYRSKDMIHWEELPIALGPNSQADENGCFSGSAIVKDGRLYLIYTGHHYFDKTDHSDFYQTQNIAYSDDGVNFKKYEHNPVIKFPPQDNTKHFRDPKVWRNDNDFYMILGSQDQTGLGRVIMYKSPDLLHWEYLGPLANSSSVEKEGYMWECPDLFSLNGQDVLLCSPQGIEATGEKYLNQFQTGYFVGEMNYSKNSFTHGAFSELDHGHDFYAAQTTLTPDNRRIVIAWFGMWDAEFPEQADGWAGALTLPRELTLKDNHLYMRPITELKSLRKEKFVDLNRILTNEQISVADAQHIELLLEVAVSEWSGKEFALTMKSGQQNLITVLFKKQTSKVIVKRADKAENDSDRYGKLKNCTKLKIRIFIDTSSMEFFFNDGELVFSERYYTETKPSLYFKADQAICLKMIGYTLVNN from the coding sequence ATGCGAAAAATTGCTAAAATTATTAATGATCGTTATCGATTGAATTATCATGTTTCGACCCCTGGGGGATGGATGAATGATCCGAATGGGTTTTCTTATTTCAATGGCTATTACCATATTTTTTATCAATATCACCCCTATTCGGCTCAAAAGGGTCCGATGCATTGGGGCCATTATCGTAGCAAAGATATGATTCATTGGGAAGAATTGCCAATAGCCCTTGGCCCTAATAGTCAGGCAGATGAAAACGGGTGTTTTTCAGGCAGTGCGATTGTCAAAGATGGTCGGTTATACTTAATTTATACAGGTCATCATTATTTTGACAAAACTGATCATAGTGATTTTTATCAAACACAGAATATTGCATATAGCGATGACGGCGTTAATTTTAAAAAATATGAACATAATCCAGTAATTAAATTTCCTCCCCAAGATAATACCAAGCACTTCCGTGATCCGAAGGTATGGCGTAATGATAATGATTTTTATATGATTCTGGGTAGTCAAGATCAAACAGGCTTAGGCCGCGTTATTATGTATAAGTCCCCCGATTTACTCCATTGGGAATATCTAGGGCCGCTCGCTAATTCGTCAAGTGTTGAAAAAGAAGGTTACATGTGGGAGTGTCCAGACCTATTTTCTTTAAATGGACAAGATGTTTTGTTGTGTTCACCGCAAGGAATCGAGGCTACAGGAGAAAAATATTTGAATCAGTTTCAGACAGGTTATTTTGTTGGTGAAATGAATTACAGTAAAAATAGCTTTACCCATGGTGCTTTTAGCGAGCTGGACCATGGCCATGACTTTTATGCTGCACAAACCACATTAACGCCTGATAACCGTCGTATTGTAATTGCTTGGTTCGGTATGTGGGATGCTGAGTTTCCGGAACAAGCTGATGGCTGGGCAGGCGCACTAACCTTGCCACGTGAATTAACGTTAAAAGATAATCACTTATACATGCGTCCAATTACTGAATTAAAGAGTTTGCGAAAAGAAAAGTTTGTTGATCTGAATAGGATTTTAACAAATGAACAAATTTCAGTCGCGGATGCTCAGCATATCGAGCTTTTGTTAGAGGTAGCGGTAAGTGAATGGAGCGGTAAAGAATTTGCTCTAACTATGAAAAGTGGCCAACAAAACTTAATTACAGTATTGTTTAAAAAGCAAACTAGCAAAGTAATAGTAAAACGAGCGGATAAAGCCGAGAATGATTCAGACCGTTATGGCAAATTAAAGAATTGTACTAAATTGAAGATACGGATATTTATTGACACTAGCTCGATGGAATTTTTTTTCAATGATGGAGAACTGGTATTTTCAGAGCGTTATTATACAGAAACAAAACCTAGCCTTTATTTTAAGGCTGATCAAGCAATTTGTTTGAAAATGATAGGTTATACACTAGTTAATAATTAG
- a CDS encoding energy-coupling factor transporter transmembrane component T family protein: protein MNPSFKFVLALIISLEISLKTSLTTNLLIIIFALLYLVYKHISPVKLLLTLAVPLIAAFTVFATLYWFAPQPDLYNAFSLASRIYVYTLTIYCVSIDTSPENLARSFEQNFHLPSKFAYGVLAALNIIPRMRQAVKQIRTAGMMRGVYLSFWSPILYFKAILIALNSAENLAQGMESHGFHEAASRSVIVTVPVKQRDWLLAAFILLSFNLALFTLT, encoded by the coding sequence GTGAATCCTAGTTTTAAGTTTGTTTTAGCACTAATTATTTCCCTTGAGATATCGCTCAAGACCAGCCTGACCACCAACCTGCTTATCATTATTTTTGCGCTTCTTTACCTCGTCTACAAACACATTAGTCCCGTAAAACTGTTGCTAACACTAGCAGTCCCGCTTATAGCCGCGTTTACCGTCTTTGCCACGCTCTACTGGTTTGCGCCCCAGCCTGATCTTTATAACGCGTTTAGTTTGGCCAGCAGGATTTACGTCTACACGCTGACAATCTATTGCGTGTCGATTGACACTAGCCCGGAGAACTTGGCACGCTCGTTTGAACAAAACTTCCACTTACCCAGTAAGTTCGCCTACGGGGTACTGGCGGCACTCAACATCATTCCGCGAATGCGGCAAGCGGTCAAACAGATCCGAACGGCCGGTATGATGCGCGGTGTCTACCTCAGCTTCTGGTCACCCATTCTCTACTTCAAGGCCATCCTGATTGCGCTGAATTCGGCCGAAAACCTGGCTCAGGGTATGGAATCACATGGCTTTCATGAGGCGGCTAGCAGGTCCGTCATCGTTACTGTACCGGTTAAGCAGCGAGACTGGCTACTTGCTGCATTTATTCTCCTATCTTTTAACCTGGCCTTGTTCACATTAACATAA